A stretch of the Methanosarcinales archaeon genome encodes the following:
- a CDS encoding type II toxin-antitoxin system HicB family antitoxin → MRTFLISIQKEDKFFIARCPELGVTSQGESLEEAHANIKEAIELYIESFGTEDLPLETSRPFWTTVEVVHA, encoded by the coding sequence ATGAGAACATTTCTGATTTCTATTCAAAAAGAAGATAAATTCTTTATTGCAAGATGTCCTGAACTTGGAGTAACCTCTCAAGGAGAAAGCCTAGAAGAAGCACATGCGAACATCAAAGAAGCTATAGAACTTTATATTGAAAGTTTTGGAACAGAAGACCTGCCACTTGAAACATCAAGACCATTCTGGACCACGGTAGAAGTTGTACATGCCTAA
- a CDS encoding type II toxin-antitoxin system HicA family toxin: protein MPKLPVLSGNKLVTALKKAGFVEVRQRGSHISMQKVTLEKTFKTIVPLHKEVAKGTLLDILHQTGLSKDDLLELLE from the coding sequence ATGCCTAAATTACCAGTCCTATCTGGAAACAAACTTGTGACGGCTTTAAAAAAAGCGGGTTTTGTCGAAGTACGCCAAAGAGGAAGTCATATTTCGATGCAGAAAGTAACGCTTGAAAAAACATTTAAAACGATTGTTCCTTTGCATAAAGAGGTAGCAAAAGGGACTTTGCTAGATATTCTTCATCAAACTGGATTAAGTAAAGATGATTTACTTGAATTGCTTGAATGA